The Parachlamydia acanthamoebae genome has a window encoding:
- a CDS encoding EscT/YscT/HrcT family type III secretion system export apparatus protein — MPEIQQEAYISVFLNSALATGEVEGVLTIFLLFLARMFPIIAQSPFLGARVLPHPVKVSLAISLFVIFFPQMLLLTTTPIGFNFNALLLLFKEILIGFILGFIISIPFSIVQNAGMIIDHQRGGASLMVNDPTIQNQSSPVGTLLNMVLIFLFWVVDIPFLFIDAIFTSYEIVPPDQFINPNFFDAASPFRKTQIELLNKVMVVSIQLATPALLAILMTDVFLGIVNRLAPQVQITFLGMPLKSLLGLGVICFGWNLLTTQMVKDSYVWLNSINDVFKLMKTPIP; from the coding sequence ATGCCTGAAATTCAACAAGAAGCTTATATCTCTGTTTTTTTGAACAGTGCGCTTGCCACTGGAGAAGTCGAAGGGGTATTGACGATTTTTTTGCTATTTTTAGCTAGAATGTTTCCCATTATTGCCCAGTCCCCTTTTTTGGGAGCGCGTGTTTTGCCGCACCCCGTTAAAGTGTCATTGGCGATTTCTTTGTTTGTAATTTTTTTCCCACAAATGCTTTTGCTGACAACCACTCCCATTGGATTCAATTTCAATGCGCTGTTGCTTCTATTTAAGGAAATTTTGATTGGGTTTATCTTAGGTTTTATTATCAGCATACCGTTTAGTATTGTTCAAAACGCGGGAATGATTATCGATCATCAACGCGGCGGTGCGAGTTTGATGGTCAATGACCCTACTATTCAAAACCAATCGTCTCCGGTGGGCACACTACTAAACATGGTATTGATTTTTCTATTTTGGGTCGTAGATATTCCTTTTCTATTCATCGATGCTATTTTTACTTCCTATGAAATTGTTCCTCCGGACCAGTTCATCAATCCGAACTTTTTTGATGCTGCATCACCTTTTCGAAAGACTCAAATTGAACTATTAAACAAAGTGATGGTGGTCTCCATTCAGCTAGCAACACCAGCTTTGTTGGCCATTTTAATGACAGATGTGTTTTTAGGGATTGTGAATCGCTTGGCTCCACAAGTACAAATTACGTTTTTGGGGATGCCGCTAAAATCACTTTTAGGTCTTGGAGTGATTTGCTTTGGATGGAATCTTTTGACCACACAAATGGTTAAAGACTCCTATGTTTGGTTGAACTCTATTAATGATGTCTTCAAATTAATGAAAACCCCGATTCCATAG
- the sctR gene encoding type III secretion system export apparatus subunit SctR, producing MECSFYKIFLPFLAFLLLVGGSSGFASQDLLLAQTTPAPTSGAIPRQPTIPAPSATPAVPRASSTSNPSTRNLPKKQSVTEQLLNNQGGMDDIKRPSLITQAIVLTILSLLPFIIMILTSFLKIVIVLSLLRSALGVQQAPPNQIINGVAFMLSLFIMYPTVLKMYDAAQSVIESTRAPDSLVSVESSKYIVDVADASKEPLRMFLKRNSSVKHQALFYRMAYRILPENYRATLKPDDFMIVVPAYITSQLKDAFEIGVLIYIPFFVIDLVTSNILLAMGMMMLSPVTISMPLKLFLLVMLDGWTLLIDGLVNTFR from the coding sequence ATGGAATGTTCTTTTTATAAAATCTTTCTCCCGTTTCTTGCTTTCCTGCTGCTTGTGGGTGGATCATCGGGTTTTGCTTCGCAAGACCTTCTATTGGCGCAAACAACTCCTGCACCAACTTCAGGAGCTATTCCTAGACAACCCACTATTCCAGCTCCTTCCGCAACACCAGCAGTGCCTCGAGCATCTTCTACTTCGAATCCTTCAACAAGGAATTTACCTAAAAAGCAAAGCGTGACAGAACAGCTTTTGAATAATCAGGGTGGAATGGATGACATCAAGCGTCCATCGCTTATCACTCAGGCGATTGTTTTGACTATTCTGTCGTTATTGCCTTTTATTATCATGATTTTGACCTCCTTCCTTAAAATTGTGATTGTGCTTTCCCTTTTACGAAGTGCTCTGGGAGTTCAACAAGCGCCACCAAACCAGATTATCAATGGTGTGGCCTTTATGCTTAGCTTGTTTATTATGTATCCCACTGTATTAAAGATGTACGATGCAGCACAAAGTGTGATTGAATCAACGCGAGCTCCAGATTCGTTAGTTTCAGTCGAATCTTCTAAGTACATTGTGGATGTAGCAGATGCTTCTAAGGAGCCTTTAAGAATGTTTTTAAAGCGGAATTCAAGTGTTAAGCACCAAGCTTTGTTCTATCGGATGGCTTATCGAATTCTGCCGGAAAATTATCGAGCAACCTTGAAGCCGGATGATTTTATGATTGTGGTCCCAGCCTATATTACTAGCCAGCTGAAAGATGCATTTGAAATCGGGGTATTGATCTACATTCCATTCTTTGTGATTGACCTTGTGACCTCTAACATTTTGCTCGCCATGGGGATGATGATGCTTTCTCCCGTGACCATTTCAATGCCACTCAAACTTTTTCTTCTTGTCATGTTAGATGGTTGGACTTTGCTCATTGATGGATTGGTCAATACTTTCCGCTAA
- the sctS gene encoding type III secretion system export apparatus subunit SctS, with product MHATQVIQLAYQGLLLILILSAPPILVSMFFGILVAIFQAATQIQEQTLSFTVKLCAVTLTLMFLGGWLGAQIMTFASNIFQHFPEWSLATQ from the coding sequence ATGCATGCAACGCAGGTCATTCAATTAGCTTATCAAGGCTTGTTGCTGATTTTAATTTTATCAGCTCCTCCAATCTTGGTGAGTATGTTTTTTGGAATTTTGGTCGCGATTTTCCAGGCTGCGACGCAGATTCAAGAGCAGACCCTTTCCTTTACAGTCAAGTTATGCGCTGTGACACTGACATTGATGTTCTTAGGTGGGTGGTTGGGAGCTCAAATTATGACATTTGCTTCTAATATCTTTCAGCATTTCCCTGAATGGAGCTTAGCGACACAATAA